The following proteins are encoded in a genomic region of Lujinxingia vulgaris:
- the mraY gene encoding phospho-N-acetylmuramoyl-pentapeptide-transferase: MLFELFFMLKDEFTWLNVFRYVSFRVVATMLTSLMVSFLLYPWFIRKLQAQQIGQVIRDDGPQSHFSKAGTPTMGGVLILFAVVVSTLLWADLKNPYVGVVLGVTVCFAVVGFFDDYMKIRGRSSAGLSGKARLGIEFAVVLAMMLVMFKSNVFSYSTELYLPFVSTEKFSLTLPLYVYVPFAMLVIVGTANAVNLTDGLDGLAIGPVIIAAGTFLILAWSTATVLHYTEVVDGVQVVSRFDVAKYLMIPKVEGVQELAIFCAAIIGAGVGFLWYNSFPAQVFMGDVGSLSLGGALGTLAVVTKHELLSTIIFGIFLVEALSVITQTTSYKLTGKRVFRMAPIHHHFEMKGWPEPKIIVRFWIIAIMLSLVALASLKLR, from the coding sequence ATGCTTTTTGAACTCTTCTTCATGCTCAAAGACGAATTCACCTGGCTGAACGTCTTTCGTTACGTCAGCTTCCGGGTCGTCGCCACGATGCTGACCTCGCTGATGGTCAGCTTTCTGCTTTACCCCTGGTTTATCCGAAAGCTGCAGGCCCAGCAGATTGGCCAGGTCATCCGCGATGACGGACCTCAATCCCACTTCAGCAAAGCCGGCACCCCGACGATGGGCGGGGTGCTCATTCTCTTCGCCGTCGTCGTCTCCACGCTTTTGTGGGCCGACCTCAAAAACCCCTATGTGGGCGTGGTGCTGGGGGTGACGGTCTGTTTTGCGGTGGTCGGATTCTTCGACGACTACATGAAGATCCGCGGTCGCTCCAGCGCCGGACTCAGCGGCAAGGCTCGCCTGGGCATTGAGTTCGCTGTGGTGCTGGCGATGATGCTCGTGATGTTTAAGAGCAACGTTTTTAGCTACTCCACCGAGCTTTACCTGCCCTTTGTGAGCACCGAGAAGTTCAGCCTGACGCTGCCGCTGTACGTCTATGTGCCCTTTGCGATGCTCGTGATTGTGGGCACGGCCAACGCCGTCAACCTCACCGACGGGCTCGATGGCCTGGCCATTGGACCTGTAATCATCGCCGCGGGCACCTTCTTGATCCTGGCCTGGAGCACCGCCACGGTGCTCCATTACACCGAAGTTGTGGACGGCGTTCAGGTCGTCTCGCGTTTCGATGTCGCAAAATACCTGATGATCCCGAAGGTGGAGGGGGTTCAGGAGTTGGCCATCTTCTGCGCGGCCATCATCGGCGCGGGGGTGGGCTTTCTCTGGTACAACTCCTTCCCGGCACAGGTCTTTATGGGCGATGTGGGAAGTCTCTCGCTGGGCGGCGCGCTGGGCACCCTGGCGGTGGTCACCAAACACGAGCTGCTCTCGACCATCATCTTCGGCATCTTCCTGGTGGAGGCGCTCAGCGTCATCACCCAGACCACAAGTTACAAGCTCACCGGAAAGCGCGTCTTTCGCATGGCCCCGATTCATCACCACTTTGAGATGAAGGGCTGGCCGGAACCAAAGATTATTGTGCGCTTCTGGATCATCGCCATTATGCTCAGCCTGGTGGCGCTGGCGAGCCTGAAGCTGCGCTGA
- a CDS encoding UDP-N-acetylmuramoyl-L-alanyl-D-glutamate--2,6-diaminopimelate ligase produces MKLNEVLTALREQGVRLRSGAADVALSAVTQDSRQVAPGTLFVAVRGERFDGHAFVEKAIDQGASAVLVDEGFDTSALSGPVLSAPDTRAILGHLGATFYRHPSRELDVVGVTGTNGKTTVSYLVEAIAREAGREVGVIGTINNRWKDRVEPTVNTTPDGLALHRRLREMADDGVDLVIMEISSHGLALGRVDGVAVDVAIFTNLTRDHLDFHKTMEAYRDAKRLLFTRVLPERLEVRGVPGEAIINTDDDEGQALAAILSDDPRLKVTTYGTTAPGKDDLVNTTQLRATLVQMRIDGTSLTVASSDANLRIETSLHGEFNVSNILAATGAARALGLADEAIAAGLRNLSGVRGRLQRVEGPEGTPAVFVDYAHTPDALKRVLETLRPMVEGKLRVVFGAGGDRDRDKRAPMGRIASELADHVIITSDNPRSEAPAAIIAQIEDGVISREGLEVQTEVDRQAAIEIAVGDAAPDDVVLIAGKGHETYQEIAGERRHFDDAALAATVLKTRRPAARGKS; encoded by the coding sequence ATGAAGTTGAACGAAGTTCTTACAGCATTGAGAGAGCAGGGCGTGCGGCTGCGCAGTGGCGCAGCCGATGTCGCTCTGAGCGCGGTGACGCAGGACTCCCGTCAGGTGGCCCCGGGCACGCTCTTTGTAGCGGTGCGCGGGGAGCGTTTTGACGGGCATGCGTTTGTCGAAAAGGCCATCGACCAGGGGGCCTCCGCGGTACTCGTCGATGAGGGGTTTGACACCTCGGCGCTCTCAGGCCCGGTGCTAAGCGCGCCGGATACCCGCGCCATTCTTGGACATCTGGGCGCCACTTTTTACCGACATCCCTCCCGCGAGCTCGACGTGGTCGGTGTGACCGGCACCAACGGAAAGACCACCGTGTCGTATCTGGTGGAAGCCATCGCCCGCGAGGCCGGTCGCGAGGTCGGCGTGATCGGCACGATCAACAACCGCTGGAAAGACAGGGTCGAGCCCACCGTCAACACCACACCGGACGGGCTGGCGTTGCACCGGCGCCTGCGGGAGATGGCCGACGACGGCGTCGATCTTGTGATCATGGAGATCTCCAGCCACGGCCTTGCCCTCGGACGCGTCGACGGGGTGGCTGTGGACGTGGCGATCTTCACCAACCTCACGCGCGACCACCTCGACTTTCATAAGACGATGGAAGCCTACCGCGACGCCAAACGCCTGCTCTTTACCCGGGTGTTGCCCGAACGTCTGGAGGTTCGCGGCGTGCCGGGGGAAGCCATCATCAATACCGACGATGACGAGGGGCAGGCGTTGGCGGCGATTTTGAGTGACGATCCTCGCCTCAAGGTGACCACCTACGGCACCACCGCGCCGGGCAAAGATGATCTGGTTAACACCACCCAGCTCCGGGCGACCCTCGTGCAGATGCGCATCGACGGCACTTCGCTGACCGTCGCGTCCTCCGATGCAAACCTCCGCATTGAGACCTCCCTTCACGGGGAGTTCAACGTCTCCAACATCCTCGCCGCCACCGGTGCGGCCCGCGCGCTCGGGCTGGCCGACGAGGCGATCGCCGCAGGGCTCCGCAACCTCTCCGGGGTGCGCGGGCGTCTGCAACGCGTCGAGGGCCCCGAGGGCACCCCGGCGGTCTTTGTCGACTACGCCCATACTCCCGACGCGCTAAAGCGGGTGCTCGAGACCCTGCGACCGATGGTCGAAGGAAAGCTCCGCGTCGTCTTCGGCGCCGGCGGCGATCGCGACCGCGACAAACGCGCCCCGATGGGCCGCATCGCCTCCGAGCTGGCCGACCACGTCATCATCACCTCCGACAACCCCCGCTCCGAGGCGCCCGCGGCGATCATCGCGCAGATCGAAGACGGCGTGATCTCCCGCGAAGGGCTCGAGGTTCAGACGGAGGTGGACCGCCAGGCGGCGATTGAGATCGCGGTCGGCGACGCGGCGCCCGACGATGTTGTGCTCATCGCCGGCAAAGGCCACGAGACCTACCAGGAGATTGCCGGGGAGCGCCGTCATTTCGATGACGCCGCCCTCGCTGCGACCGTCCTTAAAACCCGCAGACCGGCGGCCAGGGGGAAGTCATGA
- a CDS encoding penicillin-binding transpeptidase domain-containing protein: MEHINEPRERFWLKARFLMVGVFFTLGFVAVAGRVYYLQTVESEKLQERAAIEWNREVTKQARRGDIVDRNGAELAVSVEVPSIHANPRRIENPERVARQLQPHLKLSYDDLVARLSRDSSFVWLERQTRPSAAEAIRGLDIAGVHITREYKRYYPLREIAGQLVGFVGIDGQGLEGLERQLDRTLAGGTYEMRVTRDASGRAMLLSDAPQFGKFEGHSVRLTIDEKIQRVAEQALADQVNEFEAKGGWAVAMDVRTGDILALANTPGFDPNRFRHHTSADWRLRSVTDTFEPGSVFKPFVLAAALQEQATTLDKVYDIEDGRLQIGRNMIRDTKRRDELTAAEIIQVSSNVGSYKLAQEIGKESLYNYIRAFGFGQRTDVGLRGEQPGLVWPADRWPEITFANVSFGQGLTTTPLQLAAGTAALANGGLLMKPRIIDAVLDRDGNIVEREEPTLVRRVVSEQVAEQVSWAMSLVTIEGGTGTKGAIPHVTVAAKTGTAQKVNPETRRYDPDMWIAGFVGYAPAEAPEVAVVVFIDEPQKTHYGGTVAGPAFARITAEALRVRGVMPLAPDARFQLQEEPPEALASQAAAPAPQHVVTLPTMRVLDPTDDEVAEGQLPNFTELTLRQAIDRAREFGFVPEVTGWGRVINQDPPPGTPLEEVAALNLALAPGGRHGMLAEEPSAGGRDQQ; encoded by the coding sequence ATGGAGCACATCAATGAGCCGCGAGAGCGCTTCTGGCTGAAGGCGCGCTTTTTGATGGTGGGGGTCTTTTTTACGCTGGGTTTTGTGGCCGTGGCCGGGCGCGTTTATTACCTGCAAACGGTCGAGTCGGAGAAGTTGCAGGAGCGCGCGGCGATCGAGTGGAACCGCGAGGTCACCAAACAGGCGCGTCGCGGTGATATTGTCGATCGCAACGGCGCCGAGCTGGCCGTCTCCGTCGAGGTTCCCAGCATTCACGCCAACCCCCGACGCATTGAGAATCCGGAGCGGGTTGCGCGCCAGCTGCAACCTCATCTTAAACTCAGTTATGACGATTTGGTCGCGCGCTTAAGCCGCGACTCGAGTTTTGTGTGGCTGGAGCGCCAGACTCGCCCGAGCGCCGCCGAGGCGATCCGCGGCCTGGACATCGCCGGGGTGCATATCACCCGCGAGTACAAGCGTTATTACCCCCTGCGCGAGATCGCCGGGCAGCTGGTGGGCTTTGTCGGCATCGACGGGCAGGGGCTCGAGGGGCTGGAGCGACAGCTCGACCGCACCCTGGCCGGCGGAACCTACGAGATGCGCGTGACGCGCGACGCCAGCGGGCGCGCGATGCTCTTGAGCGATGCGCCCCAGTTCGGAAAGTTCGAGGGGCACAGCGTCAGGCTGACCATCGACGAGAAGATCCAGCGGGTGGCCGAGCAGGCACTCGCGGACCAGGTCAATGAGTTTGAAGCCAAAGGCGGCTGGGCGGTGGCGATGGACGTGCGCACCGGCGACATCCTGGCGCTGGCCAACACCCCGGGCTTTGATCCTAACCGTTTTCGCCATCATACCAGCGCCGACTGGCGACTTCGTTCGGTCACCGACACCTTTGAGCCCGGCTCAGTCTTTAAACCTTTTGTGCTCGCCGCGGCACTCCAGGAGCAGGCCACCACCCTGGACAAAGTCTACGACATTGAGGACGGGCGCCTGCAGATCGGCCGCAATATGATTCGCGACACCAAGCGCCGCGATGAGCTCACCGCCGCCGAGATCATTCAGGTCTCCAGTAACGTCGGCTCCTACAAGTTGGCCCAGGAGATCGGCAAAGAGTCGCTCTACAACTACATTCGCGCCTTTGGTTTTGGTCAGCGCACCGACGTGGGACTTCGCGGTGAACAGCCCGGGCTTGTGTGGCCGGCGGATCGCTGGCCGGAGATCACCTTTGCCAACGTCTCGTTCGGGCAGGGCTTGACCACCACGCCACTTCAGCTGGCGGCGGGTACCGCGGCGCTGGCCAATGGCGGGCTTTTGATGAAGCCCCGCATCATCGACGCGGTGCTCGACCGCGATGGCAATATTGTTGAGCGTGAAGAGCCCACGCTCGTGCGACGCGTGGTCTCGGAGCAGGTTGCCGAGCAGGTCTCCTGGGCGATGTCGCTTGTCACCATTGAGGGAGGTACCGGCACCAAAGGCGCCATCCCGCATGTGACGGTCGCCGCAAAGACAGGCACCGCCCAGAAGGTCAACCCGGAGACGCGCCGCTACGATCCGGATATGTGGATCGCGGGTTTTGTGGGCTATGCCCCGGCTGAGGCCCCCGAGGTTGCTGTGGTGGTCTTTATCGATGAGCCCCAGAAGACCCACTACGGGGGAACGGTGGCCGGCCCGGCCTTTGCGCGCATCACTGCCGAGGCGCTGCGCGTGCGCGGGGTGATGCCTCTTGCGCCGGACGCGCGTTTTCAACTTCAGGAGGAGCCTCCCGAAGCGCTCGCCAGCCAGGCCGCCGCGCCGGCGCCCCAGCACGTGGTGACCCTGCCGACGATGCGCGTCCTCGACCCGACCGACGATGAGGTCGCCGAGGGGCAGCTGCCCAACTTCACCGAGTTGACGCTGCGCCAGGCTATCGATCGTGCCCGGGAGTTCGGCTTTGTGCCCGAGGTCACCGGTTGGGGGCGCGTCATCAACCAGGACCCGCCGCCGGGCACGCCCCTGGAAGAAGTCGCTGCGCTCAACCTTGCGCTTGCGCCCGGCGGAAGGCATGGGATGCTCGCCGAGGAACCCTCGGCAGGTGGACGAGATCAGCAGTGA
- a CDS encoding PEGA domain-containing protein — MNSVSIASRARRPLGALLFILGFAALSAPAWAQGGEESGEGEQHAAEETAQPAGPTPRLFMLPTDSVAGEITSIIPERVDDDTRARLKEQRGLELLPGYRQIQERLGGGRNASAAVAEAERLYTSGIGSLAAGDSQRAAETFQRALDMMNEHLSDLQNFDVYADTLANLSLAYFQSNFDLDARKLMQRYAQLRPGATLDPEKFPADLREVFTSELDRVEKAGPGVLAVVGNVDGAEVYLDGELKGVTPARIDGVGFGHHYLVVRGGGSVWAQEVRVRGRGTEQAVSVELGAPREAQASADEDLPAFYLDLRETLRSGRFGAELSPYLVELTTRTGADFVAWVIMVRDGRDYAAAPFVYRARDGMVVQGENVSFNMEMSNQRVGVSRLATEIATAVRTMPADRAVVDVDLAPAPAVAVEVPVESGEAGTDTGSTSGVREVSEEEVARAPLPTPGPAVEDPEVIAAPAAMPSEGRSNTKRYLAYGGAAVLAGGAIAGTLFLILRSSASQPAAFEAEVEW, encoded by the coding sequence ATGAATTCTGTCAGTATCGCGAGCCGCGCCAGGCGTCCGCTGGGTGCGTTGCTCTTTATCCTGGGGTTTGCCGCGCTGAGCGCGCCGGCCTGGGCTCAGGGCGGCGAAGAAAGCGGTGAAGGGGAGCAGCACGCCGCCGAGGAGACCGCACAGCCGGCCGGTCCGACCCCGCGCCTTTTTATGCTGCCGACCGACAGCGTCGCCGGTGAGATCACAAGCATCATCCCCGAGCGCGTTGATGATGACACCCGCGCGCGGCTCAAGGAGCAGCGCGGGCTGGAGCTCTTGCCGGGCTACCGCCAGATTCAAGAGCGCCTGGGCGGCGGTCGCAACGCCAGCGCGGCGGTGGCCGAAGCCGAGCGCCTCTACACCTCCGGGATCGGCTCACTGGCGGCTGGCGACTCGCAGAGAGCTGCGGAGACCTTCCAGCGCGCGCTCGATATGATGAACGAGCACCTCTCCGATCTTCAGAACTTCGATGTGTACGCCGACACCCTGGCGAACCTCTCGCTGGCTTACTTTCAGAGCAACTTCGATCTGGACGCCCGCAAGCTGATGCAGCGCTACGCGCAACTTCGGCCCGGCGCCACGCTCGATCCGGAGAAGTTCCCGGCGGACCTGCGTGAGGTCTTCACCTCGGAGCTCGACCGGGTGGAAAAAGCCGGCCCCGGCGTGCTCGCTGTGGTGGGCAACGTCGACGGCGCGGAAGTTTACCTCGATGGTGAGCTCAAGGGCGTGACCCCGGCGCGCATCGACGGGGTGGGCTTTGGGCATCACTACCTGGTGGTGCGTGGCGGTGGCAGCGTGTGGGCGCAGGAAGTGCGCGTGCGCGGCCGCGGCACCGAACAGGCCGTCTCGGTGGAGCTGGGAGCTCCGCGTGAGGCGCAGGCCTCCGCCGACGAGGATCTTCCCGCGTTTTACCTCGACCTGCGCGAGACGTTGCGCTCGGGACGCTTCGGCGCCGAGCTCAGCCCTTATCTTGTGGAGTTGACCACGCGCACCGGCGCCGACTTCGTGGCCTGGGTCATTATGGTCCGCGACGGGCGAGACTACGCCGCTGCGCCCTTTGTGTACCGCGCTCGCGACGGGATGGTCGTGCAGGGCGAAAACGTCAGCTTCAACATGGAGATGTCCAACCAGCGTGTGGGTGTGAGCCGTCTGGCGACCGAAATCGCCACGGCCGTGCGCACGATGCCCGCCGATCGCGCCGTGGTCGACGTCGACCTTGCGCCGGCCCCGGCCGTCGCGGTGGAGGTCCCGGTGGAGAGCGGGGAGGCGGGCACGGATACCGGTTCGACCTCGGGTGTGCGCGAGGTCAGTGAGGAGGAAGTTGCCCGCGCGCCGCTTCCCACGCCCGGTCCTGCGGTTGAAGATCCGGAAGTTATCGCCGCACCGGCCGCAATGCCCTCGGAGGGACGCAGCAACACCAAGCGCTACCTCGCCTACGGCGGCGCTGCGGTGCTGGCCGGTGGCGCCATCGCCGGAACTCTCTTTTTGATTTTGCGTAGCAGCGCCTCGCAGCCCGCGGCGTTTGAGGCGGAGGTGGAGTGGTGA
- the rsmH gene encoding 16S rRNA (cytosine(1402)-N(4))-methyltransferase RsmH, protein MSSNSYASDYHAPIMVEEVLHWLDVKPGGFYVDGTAGGGGHSAAILDASAPDGRLIAIDRDPEALSTVRARLAEKAGERLTLVNANYSQAAEIIAERGERADGWLVDAGVSSHQLDEPSRGFSFQQPGPLDMRMGPDVPTLAEYLESTSREELARVIKVYGEVRGSWGVAGAILGAFSRGELKTTTDLADLVAAKQRGGSRKIHPATLVFQALRIAVNRELEHLEAAVRQIPKVVKPGGRAVFMSFHSLEDRIVKHTFRELADPCTCPRDFPRCACGKEPLVEVLTRQSVVAGDEEVQANPRARSARLRALKVLPHTHSDV, encoded by the coding sequence GTGTCGTCCAATTCTTACGCCAGTGATTACCACGCCCCGATTATGGTCGAGGAGGTGCTGCACTGGCTCGATGTCAAACCCGGGGGCTTCTACGTCGACGGGACCGCCGGTGGAGGCGGTCATAGCGCGGCGATCCTCGATGCGAGCGCCCCCGATGGGCGTCTTATCGCCATCGACCGTGATCCCGAGGCGTTGAGCACCGTGCGCGCGCGTCTGGCCGAGAAGGCCGGCGAGCGCCTGACGCTGGTCAACGCCAACTACTCCCAGGCCGCCGAGATCATCGCCGAACGTGGCGAGCGTGCTGACGGATGGCTGGTCGACGCCGGGGTGAGTTCGCACCAGCTCGATGAGCCTTCGCGCGGCTTTAGTTTTCAGCAGCCCGGCCCGCTGGATATGCGCATGGGCCCGGATGTGCCCACGCTCGCTGAGTACCTGGAGTCGACCTCCCGCGAGGAGCTCGCCCGGGTGATCAAAGTCTACGGTGAGGTGCGAGGCTCGTGGGGTGTGGCCGGGGCGATCCTCGGGGCGTTCTCCCGCGGGGAGCTCAAAACCACGACCGATCTCGCCGACCTCGTCGCCGCTAAGCAGCGCGGGGGCTCGCGAAAGATTCACCCCGCCACGCTCGTCTTTCAGGCGCTTCGCATCGCGGTCAACCGCGAGCTTGAGCACCTGGAGGCGGCCGTGCGCCAGATCCCAAAGGTGGTCAAGCCCGGCGGGCGCGCGGTCTTTATGAGCTTTCACTCGCTCGAAGACCGCATCGTCAAACACACCTTCCGAGAGCTTGCCGATCCGTGCACCTGCCCGCGCGATTTTCCGCGCTGCGCCTGCGGCAAAGAGCCGCTGGTCGAGGTGCTCACCCGTCAGTCGGTCGTCGCCGGCGACGAGGAAGTTCAAGCAAACCCCCGCGCCCGAAGCGCGCGCTTACGCGCGCTTAAGGTGTTGCCCCATACACACAGCGACGTGTGA
- a CDS encoding cell division protein FtsL: protein MKSHIIGALRDLMEVSKVLVLVGVPGALLLFHVWQEYQITQTGYAIAEVTEEHRELLEEHKRLTVEASMHGRADLVAQTAREQFGLEPARPEQVIVIDLEAGDLQEHAALFDASTATR from the coding sequence ATGAAGTCTCATATCATTGGCGCGCTTCGCGATCTTATGGAGGTCTCCAAAGTGCTGGTGCTCGTCGGGGTGCCCGGCGCGCTCTTGCTCTTTCACGTCTGGCAGGAGTATCAGATCACGCAGACCGGCTACGCCATCGCCGAGGTGACCGAGGAGCATCGCGAGCTGCTCGAAGAGCATAAGCGGCTGACCGTGGAGGCCAGCATGCACGGTCGCGCTGATCTTGTGGCGCAGACCGCCCGCGAGCAGTTCGGGCTGGAGCCGGCGCGCCCCGAACAGGTCATTGTGATCGACCTCGAAGCCGGCGATCTTCAGGAGCACGCAGCGCTCTTTGACGCGAGCACCGCCACGCGCTGA
- a CDS encoding UDP-N-acetylmuramoyl-tripeptide--D-alanyl-D-alanine ligase — MSTLRISTWTLEKIAEHAGATLHGPSDGDVSGVSTDTRSIAPGALFVALRGERFDGHGFVQSAFERGAAAALVDADWWNANAESPAGHILLVVDDTLEALTRLGHALWQEATAGGMQTVAVTGSNGKTTTKELLAALWSTRGKVWATPGNLNNHIGVPLTLCALPEDCDHLICEMGANHVGEISQLVRLAPGFARVITSIGSAHLEGFGSMAGIRRGKSEIFETADGDTHAILPFSEKDKLILEGFPGKVWTFGSEEGARVRVIALREHAPGEPPGMDVSLEVDSRKLSLSLPLLGMHNATNLAAALATLAAGEVELDETRLNEALSRLILPGGRFRQLVVRGVHILDDAYNANPSSVRASVEAFERWATSRHCEGRFAVLGEMLELGEGAGDAHAELARWVAAREAIDGLAFVGGFSERMAQSALKVQPELDVRAFSSITDDLIAWVGARKGGAVLLKGSRGGRLETIVDALTNDPASGRPGPYSSEA, encoded by the coding sequence ATGAGCACGCTTCGAATATCAACCTGGACCCTCGAGAAGATCGCAGAGCATGCGGGCGCGACGCTGCATGGCCCGAGCGATGGTGACGTGAGCGGCGTCAGCACAGACACCCGCTCCATCGCTCCCGGCGCGCTCTTTGTGGCGCTGCGCGGCGAGCGTTTCGACGGTCATGGCTTCGTACAATCGGCCTTTGAGCGGGGCGCTGCCGCCGCGCTCGTCGACGCCGACTGGTGGAATGCCAACGCCGAATCGCCAGCCGGGCACATCCTCCTGGTCGTTGACGACACACTTGAGGCCCTCACGCGTCTGGGCCACGCCCTCTGGCAGGAGGCCACCGCCGGAGGCATGCAGACCGTCGCCGTGACCGGCTCCAACGGCAAAACCACCACCAAAGAGCTGCTCGCTGCGCTCTGGTCGACCCGGGGCAAAGTCTGGGCGACACCCGGAAACTTAAACAATCACATTGGGGTTCCGCTCACCCTCTGCGCACTCCCCGAGGACTGCGACCACCTGATCTGCGAGATGGGCGCCAATCACGTCGGCGAAATCTCCCAGCTTGTGCGCCTGGCGCCGGGCTTTGCGCGGGTGATCACCTCGATCGGCAGCGCGCATCTGGAGGGGTTTGGCTCGATGGCGGGCATCCGGCGCGGCAAATCTGAGATCTTTGAGACGGCCGACGGCGACACCCACGCCATCTTGCCCTTTAGTGAAAAAGATAAACTGATACTTGAGGGTTTTCCCGGGAAGGTCTGGACCTTCGGCTCCGAGGAGGGCGCGCGGGTGCGCGTGATAGCGCTGCGTGAGCATGCCCCCGGCGAGCCTCCGGGGATGGACGTAAGTCTTGAAGTTGATTCTAGAAAGCTCAGCCTGTCACTTCCGCTCCTGGGCATGCACAATGCGACCAACCTCGCCGCGGCGCTGGCCACGCTGGCGGCTGGCGAGGTTGAGCTTGATGAGACGCGACTCAACGAGGCGCTCTCCCGGCTGATTTTGCCCGGCGGACGTTTTCGCCAGCTCGTGGTCCGGGGTGTGCACATCCTGGATGACGCCTACAACGCCAACCCCTCCAGCGTGCGAGCCTCAGTGGAGGCTTTTGAACGCTGGGCCACGTCGCGCCACTGCGAGGGCCGCTTTGCGGTGCTCGGCGAGATGCTGGAGCTGGGGGAGGGCGCCGGCGATGCCCACGCCGAACTTGCGCGTTGGGTGGCAGCCCGTGAGGCGATCGACGGGCTGGCCTTTGTGGGCGGTTTCTCGGAGCGGATGGCTCAGAGCGCCCTTAAGGTGCAGCCGGAGCTCGATGTGCGCGCCTTCAGTAGCATCACCGATGACCTCATCGCGTGGGTTGGCGCTCGCAAGGGCGGGGCGGTTCTGCTCAAAGGCAGCCGGGGCGGACGCCTCGAAACGATCGTCGACGCTCTTACGAACGACCCCGCGTCTGGCCGGCCGGGCCCATACTCCAGCGAGGCATAA
- the mraZ gene encoding division/cell wall cluster transcriptional repressor MraZ codes for MFRGQYEHTMDGKGRISVPARYREVLAANDPTGEHADRLILTRTFEQCLVVYPMDKWLAFEEKVRSLPQFNPNVQQLKRVYIAGAVECSIDSHGRLLVPQAMRDFAQLDRECVWVGQLDTVELWSRAKWDGAVEDALEDPQALSAAMSELGL; via the coding sequence ATGTTTCGAGGTCAGTACGAACACACGATGGATGGGAAGGGGCGTATCAGCGTCCCGGCTCGCTATCGTGAGGTGCTGGCCGCTAACGATCCGACCGGCGAACATGCTGACCGCCTCATCTTGACGCGCACCTTCGAGCAATGCCTGGTGGTCTATCCCATGGACAAGTGGTTGGCCTTTGAGGAGAAGGTTCGTTCGCTCCCTCAGTTCAACCCCAACGTCCAGCAGCTCAAGCGGGTCTACATTGCCGGAGCGGTTGAGTGCTCCATCGACAGCCACGGTCGGCTGTTGGTGCCGCAGGCGATGCGAGATTTCGCGCAGCTCGATCGTGAGTGTGTCTGGGTGGGTCAGCTCGACACCGTCGAGCTCTGGTCGCGGGCCAAGTGGGACGGCGCAGTCGAAGACGCGCTGGAAGACCCCCAGGCGCTCTCCGCGGCGATGTCGGAGCTTGGTCTTTAA